One window of the Rosa rugosa chromosome 3, drRosRugo1.1, whole genome shotgun sequence genome contains the following:
- the LOC133741499 gene encoding uncharacterized protein LOC133741499, producing MASLQIFKSTLSPSPVSQSSFSGKSRWVLSEIQSRNNSIIRLSGYYYLRRRRFRVCCKAQESDNKSNGEEPPESLFMKELRRRGMSPTSLLEEAERTEHGINDERGKGDRGFSNRNAVSTEVEKSLANQRERSMQLNSEGLEGLIPRGRLLLTLGGTFFLAFWPFMVISVALFSALYFYFGPTFIHDANNRISPPQYIDPYELLEDDRISQIAPRVK from the exons ATGGCTTCTCTTCAAATCTTCAAGTCCACCCTCTCTCCCAGCCCTGTTTCCCAGTCAAGTTTCTCCGGAAAATCCAGGTGGGTCTTGTCGGAAATTCAGTCCAGGAATAACAGTATCATCAGGCTCTCTGGTTATTATTACTTGAGGAGGAGAAGGTTCAGGGTCTGCTGCAAAGCTCAAGAATCAGACAACAAAAGCAATG GGGAAGAACCACCCGAGTCATTGTTTATGAAGGAATTGAGGAGGAGGGGAATGAGTCCGACTTCTTTGCTTGAGGAAGCAGAGAGGACTGAGCATGGAATAAATGATGAGAGGGGCAAAGGAGATAGAGGTTTCTCAAATAGAAATGCGGTCTCAACTGAAGTGGAGAAAAGCCTGGCTAATCAAAGGGAGCGATCCATGCAGTTGAACAGTGAAGGCCTCGAG GGGTTGATCCCTCGAGGAAGACTCTTGCTGACGCTTGGAGGGACATTCTTCTTGGCATTTTGGCCATTTATGGTCATAAGTGTAGCACTATTCTCTGCTCTCTATTTC TACTTTGGACCAACATTTATCCATGATGCAAACAACAGAATATCACCACCTCAATACATTGATCCGTATGAACTTCTGGAAGATGATAGGATTTCTCAAATAGCCCCTCGTGTAAAGTGA
- the LOC133741498 gene encoding tubulin alpha chain, which translates to MRECISIHIGQAGIQVGNACWELYCLEHGIQPDGQMPSDKTVGGGDDAFNTFFSETGAGKHVPRAIFVDLEPTVIDEVRTGTYRQLFHPEQLISGKEDAANNFARGHYTIGKEIVDLCLDRIRKLADNCTGLQGFLVFNAVGGGTGSGLGSLLLERLSVDYGKKSKLGFTVYPSPQVSTSVVEPYNSVLSTHSLLEHTDVAVLLDNEAIYDICRRSLDIERPTYTNLNRLVSQVISSLTASLRFDGALNVDVTEFQTNLVPYPRIHFMLSSYAPVISAEKAYHEQLSVAEITNSAFEPSSMMAKCDPRHGKYMACCLMYRGDVVPKDVNAAVATIKTKRTIQFVDWCPTGFKCGINYQPPTVVPGGDLAKVQRAVCMISNSTSVAEVFSRIDHKFDLMYAKRAFVHWYVGEGMEEGEFSEAREDLAALEKDYEEVGAESAEGDDDEGDEY; encoded by the exons TATTGCCTTGAGCATGGTATCCAG CCTGATGGCCAAATGCCAAGTGACAAGACTGTAGGCGGAGGAGACGATGCCTTCAACACCTTTTTCAGTGAAACTGGTGCAGGGAAGCATGTCCCTCGCGCAATCTTTGTTGATCTCGAGCCCACAGTTATTGATGAAGTGAGGACTGGAACCTACCGCCAGCTTTTCCACCCTGAGCAGCTCATCAGTGGCAAGGAAGATGCTGCCAACAACTTTGCCAGAGGTCACTATACCATTGGCAAGGAGATTGTTGATCTCTGCTTGGACCGCATCAGGAAACTCGCTGACAACTGCACTGGTCTGCAAGGGTTCCTGGTTTTCAATGCTGTTGGTGGAGGCACTGGCTCCGGGCTTGGATCCCTTCTGTTGGAGCGTTTGTCTGTTGACTACGGAAAGAAGTCAAAGCTTGGGTTCACTGTGTATCCCTCTCCACAGGTTTCTACCTCTGTGGTTGAGCCCTACAACAGTGTTCTCTCAACCCACTCCCTCCTGGAGCACACAGATGTTGCTGTTCTCCTTGACAATGAGGCAATCTATGATATCTGCAGGCGCTCTCTTGACATTGAGCGACCCacctacacaaacctcaaccgacTTGTATCTCAG GTCATTTCCTCTTTGACTGCCTCCTTGAGGTTTGACGGTGCTCTCAATGTGGATGTTACCGAGTTCCAGACCAACTTGGTTCCCTACCCCAGAATCCactttatgctttcttcctATGCACCTGTCATCTCTGCTGAGAAGGCTTACCATGAACAGCTCTCTGTGGCTGAGATCACCAACAGTGCTTTTGAGCCCTCATCTATGATGGCCAAGTGCGATCCTCGCCATGGAAAATACATGGCTTGCTGTTTGATGTACCGTGGTGATGTTGTGCCCAAGGACGTGAATGCTGCTGTTGCCACCATCAAGACAAAGCGCACAATTCAATTTGTTGACTGGTGCCCTACCGGATTCAAGTGCGGTATCAACTACCAGCCACCCACTGTTGTCCCCGGAGGTGACCTTGCCAAGGTGCAGAGGGCTGTCTGCATGATCTCCAACTCAACCAGTGTTGCTGAGGTCTTCTCAAGAATTGACCACAAGTTTGATCTCATGTATGCCAAGCGTGCTTTCGTGCACTGGTATGTGGGTGAGGGTATGGAGGAAGGTGAGTTCTCTGAGGCCCGTGAGGATCTTGCTGCCCTCGAGAAGGATTATGAAGAGGTTGGTGCTGAGTCTGCTGAGGGCGATGATGATGAAGGGGATGAGTACTAA